In Silene latifolia isolate original U9 population chromosome 3, ASM4854445v1, whole genome shotgun sequence, a single window of DNA contains:
- the LOC141647606 gene encoding subtilisin-like protease SBT4.15 → MRVLVVYFLVFLSLGTTQIQGSNDNERKPYIVYMGEKSPQIQQLARVQHHHLLLVDAIGDLSIAKEARIHSYGRSFNGFAANLLPSEAVRLSEKSGVVSVFPSTIRQVVTTRSWDFMGMPENLVKRNHKIESDTIIGVLDTGIYIEAPSFDDKECGPVPRKWKGKCDKGLNFTGCNRKVIGARFYNLGESTGMDPTPADTDGHGTHTSSTAAGNSVKGASLYNVAKGTARGAVPSARVAMYKICGTFGCSDVNILAAFDDAISDGVDIISVSIGGPTKIFLDDVIAIGSFHAIRKGILTVCAGGNLGPDEGTVGNVAPWIFTVGATNMDREFRTVVKLGNGKTINGISINTFAPKKSMFPLISSALAFNATTYPYTNASACTIDTLQVKKVKDKIVFCKGYSGADYSVRMSHGAGTIISLDDLTTDMASTTLIPTTLVSVRHGAIIDHYINTTKSPQAYIYKSITVHTTKAPVVAAFSSRGPQKVAGNILKPDIVAPGVDILAGYSKLVSITGEPLDTRMNVFNIISGTSMSTPHVSGAAAYVRTFHPNWSPAAIKSALMTTARPVNGEGNEKPLDSGSGLLNPVDAAHPGLVYDLSNNDYARYLCKEGINSSTIAKLSSDKIPHFDCSKFKKGRGSDGINYPSFHYQLGFGESKMSVRFHRTVTYVGNGPSVFKARILTGQKGASVRVVPDALVFTRQQEKRSFRVEVQGQIPEGAINTFTAWVEWTDAKHRVRSPILIYRQGLD, encoded by the exons ATGAGGGTTTTGGTTGTTTATTTCCTCGTCTTTCTAAGCCTTGGTACTACACAGATTCAAGGATCCAACGACAATGAAAGGAAG CCATACATTGTATACATGGGGGAGAAATCACCACAAATTCAACAACTAGCCAGGGTTCAGCATCATCACTTGTTGCTTGTAGACGCCATTGGAGA TCTAAGTATAGCAAAGGAAGCAAGAATACATAGCTATGGAAGGAGTTTTAACGGATTTGCGGCTAATTTATTGCCTAGTGAAGCTGTCAGATTATCAG aGAAGAGTGGTGTTGTATCAGTATTTCCAAGCACTATAAGGCAAGTTGTTACGACAAGATCTTGGGATTTTATGGGAATGCCGGAAAACTTGGTTAAAAGAAACCATAAAATAGAAAGCGACACCATTATAGGTGTATTGGATACTG GAATTTACATTGAGGCGCCAAGTTTCGATGACAAAGAGTGTGGCCCTGTCCCGCGCAAATGGAAGGGTAAATGTGATAAAGGACTAAATTTTACGGGATGCAACAG GAAGGTGATTGGAGCAAGGTTCTACAATCTAGGGGAGTCCACGGGAATGGACCCCACACCGGCTGACACTGACGGCCATGGGACCCACACATCCTCCACAGCTGCCGGAAACTCGGTCAAGGGTGCGAGTCTATACAATGTGGCCAAAGGCACGGCCCGTGGTGCAGTCCCTAGTGCCCGCGTTGCCATGTACAAAATATGCGGGACATTCGGGTGCTCAGACGTGAACATATTGGCAGCGTTCGATGACGCCATTTCGGATGGAGTAGACATAATATCTGTATCTATAGGGGGTCCCACCAAAATTTTCTTGGACGATGTTATTGCCATCGGATCGTTCCATGCGATCAGGAAAGGGATATTAACCGTGTGTGCGGGGGGCAATTTAGGGCCCGATGAAGGGACCGTGGGAAATGTCGCACCATGGATATTCACCGTTGGCGCAACCAATATGGATCGTGAATTTCGAACCGTGGTTAAGCTTGGCAATGGCAAGACGATCAAT GGAATCTCGATTAACACCTTTGCACCCAAGAAATCCATGTTTCCCCTAATAAGTTCGGCTCTTGCATTCAATGCAACCACATATCCTTATACGAATGCTAG CGCATGTACCATAGACACACTACAAGTGAAAAAAGTGAAAGACAAGATAGTATTCTGCAAGGGATACTCGGGTGCAGATTATAGCGTAAGGATGAGCCATGGCGCTGGCACTATTATTTCCCTTGATGACCTTACCACCGACATGGCTTCCACCACTCTTATCCCTACTACTCTTGTTTCTGTTAGGCACGGCGCAATCATTGACCATTACATCAACACTACCAA ATCACCTCAGGCATATATATACAAGTCGATAACTGTACACACGACTAAAGCTCCTGTTGTGGCAGCATTTTCCTCAAGAGGGCCTCAAAAAGTTGCTGGAAACATCCTTAAG CCAGACATAGTGGCTCCTGGGGTAGACATCCTAGCTGGTTATTCAAAACTAGTGTCCATTACTGGAGAACCACTTGACACCAGAATGAATGTCTTCAACATCATCTCCGGCACCTCCATGTCTACTCCTCACGTCTCTGGTGCTGCTGCCTATGTCCGGACTTTCCATCCTAATTGGTCCCCTGCTGCCATCAAGTCCGCTCTAATGACCACTG CTAGACCAGTTAATGGCGAGGGAAACGAGAAACCACTAGATTCAGGTTCAGGACTACTAAACCCAGTGGACGCAGCTCATCCCGGGTTAGTCTACGACCTGTCGAACAACGACTATGCCCGCTACTTGTGCAAAGAAGGAATCAACAGCTCCACTATAGCAAAACTCTCATCTGACAAAATTCCTCATTTTGACTGTTCGAAGTTCAAAAAGGGCAGAGGTTCCGATGGCATCAACTACCCATCATTCCACTACCAGCTGGGCTTTGGTGAATCCAAGATGTCTGTACGGTTCCATCGGACTGTGACTTATGTTGGGAATGGGCCGTCGGTTTTTAAAGCCCGAATATTGACAGGTCAAAAAGGTGCATCTGTCAGAGTTGTTCCTGATGCTTTAGTGTTCACAAGGCAACAGGAGAAGAGATCATTTCGAGTTGAGGTCCAAGGGCAGATTCCTGAAGGTGCGATTAATACATTTACAGCTTGGGTTGAGTGGACTGACGCTAAACATAGAGTTAGGAGTCCTATTCTTATCTATAGACAGGGTCTCGACTAA
- the LOC141649014 gene encoding uncharacterized protein LOC141649014 has protein sequence MGYGEVEAAEVLASLGGGGVGADNVGWGSKGRRSSNKRVSESESVEFGGYSLPLPFDLNMDQNALHEEECENDDQPSTNVKVEDEYEPAGPTAILRTGVRSKHDISEAEKEARRIRRILANRESARQTIRRRQALYEELKRKSSELASENEDLKRTKKLAVEEFQSLQTTNHNLKDKITQITGLQLGKNSQSQVANNTGIHSVHPPEWHQFLPNSMMPQQANQPGPPGLPFSSEITVLPPFMSNEQGNPIANASQQQTPWCILPYPWLLSLKLSDKDKETLLDTRHVCSPSLVIPPSLCSSRKAPSTVLEQGISDCCLTNSPLTKTEVSRKKSDTGAGAEARRRRREVIKLKSLHYDSAFRRRYGRD, from the exons ATGGGCTACGGCGAGGTGGAGGCGGCGGAGGTGTTGGCGAGTTTGGGCGGTGGCGGTGTTGGTGCTGATAATGTTGGGTGGGGGAGTAAAGGTAGACGGTCAAGTAACAAGCGAGTTAGCGAGTCTGAAAGTGTTGAATTTGGTGGTTACTCGTTGCCCTTGCCTTTCGATCTTAATATG GATCAGAACGCTCTGCATGAAGAAGAATGTGAGAACGATGACCAGCCAAGCACCAATGTAAAAGTTGAGGATGAGTACGAGCCAGCCGGACCGACTGCCATTCTGCGGACTGGTGTTAGGTCAAAACATGACATCTCCGAG GCTGAAAAGGAAGCACGCAGAATACGGAGGATTTTAGCTAATAGAGAATCTGCAAGACAGACAATTCGTCGTCGACAG GCACTCTATGAGGAATTGAAGAGGAAATCTTCAGAATTGGCATCTGAGAATGAGGATCTTAAAAGA ACAAAGAAGTTGGCAGTTGAAGAGTTTCAGTCCCTACAAACCACCAACCACAATCTCAAGGACAAG ATAACTCAAATAACAGGATTGCAACTCGGGAAAAATTCTCAATCTCAAGTAGCAAATAACACGGGAATTCATAGTGTTCATCCACCCGAATGGCACCAATTCTTGCCCAATTCTATGATGCCTCAACAGGCAAATCAGCCAGGTCCACCGGGTTTGCCATTCTCATCCGAAATTACAGTGCTACCCCCTTTTATGTCGAACGAGCAAGGAAACCCCATAGCGAACGCTAGCCAACAACAAACGCCCTGGTGCATACTACCCTACCCTTGGCTCCTTTCTTTGAAATTATCAGACAAAGACAAAGAAACTTTGCTCGATACTAGACATGTCTGCAGCCCGTCTTTAGTCATACCCCCGTCTCTGTGTTCATCAAGAAAAGCCCCCAGCACTGTCCTCGAACAAGGGATTTCCGATTGCTGTCTCACCAATAGCCCACTTACGAAGACCGAGGTGAGTAGGAAGAAAAGTGATACAGGAGCTGGGGCAGAGGCCAGGAGACGACGAAGGGAGGTTATCAAACTCAAGAGCCTTCACTATGATTCTGCTTTTAGGAGACGATATGGCCGGGACTAG